In one window of Episyrphus balteatus chromosome 3, idEpiBalt1.1, whole genome shotgun sequence DNA:
- the LOC129915156 gene encoding zinc finger protein 501-like, translating to MESFSVSSMLVPLIDSGMGEDSDEWTDTDSNKSIERNGDDLTSSRDPFEDVFNSEDPLNVNDNKTIDLTNDRDALSPLTYLEDGQSPKEQDDFEFDFQTIDEAEQTEHILKVRVHANFCMRCGTGFVQQKTLNIHLEKNECSANTNSTEMPLTCSICGQSFFGIKCLRHHFMRHAQTRPFKCKNCPLSFVTQRDLYSHYRSHKDYRPFICDLCPKAYHSSKDLLAHKRNHVVEHAYGCRLCPRRFKKSKYLAAHKRKHDAKKPFKCKFCRRSYAQNSLRNMHMRTHTISKKGLLKFLCEICGLTHVRSRSVWAKLMPTTERRQSNDSNICLGDNSKEDPRPWSKNRRRKSSESSDSVQIIEDPLQFTIDLVDE from the exons ATGGAAAGTTTCTCAGTTTCCTCGATGCTAGTGCCACTCATTGATAGTGGCATGGGTGAAG aCTCTGATGAGTGGACTGATACCGATAGTAATAAAAGCATAGAAAGAAATGGAGATGATTTAACATCTTCGAGGGATCCATTTGAAGATGTTTTCAATTCAGAAGATCCCCTCAATGTCAATGACAATAAAACGATAGATTTAACAAATGACAGGGATGCCCTAAGTCCATTAACATACCTTGAAGATGGGCAATCCCCCAAAGAACAAGATGACTTTGAATTTGACTTCCAAACCATCGACGAAGCTGAACAAACCGAACATATTTTGAAAGTTCGAGTTCATGCGAATTTCTGTATGCGCTGTGGAACTGGTTTCGTACAGCAAAAAACCCTCAACATTCACTTGGAGAAGAATGAATGCTCTGCCAATACAAACAGTACTGAAATGCCTTTAACATGTAGCATTTGTGGTCAGAGTTTCTTTGGAATTAAGTGTCTGCGCCATCATTTTATGCGTCACGCCCAAACGAGGCCGTTTAAATGTAAAAACTGTCCCCTTTCGTTTGTCACTCAAAGGGATCTCTACTCACATTATCGAAGTCACAAAGACTATCGACCATTTATCTGTGATCTGTGTCCGAAGGCCTATCACTCCTCAAAAGACTTATTGGCACACAAACGAAATCATGTCGTAGAACACGCTTACGGGTGTAGGCTCTGTCCGAGAAGATTCAAAAAGTCGAAATATCTTGCAGCGCATAAACGGAAACATGATGcaaaaaaaccattcaaatGCAAGTTTTGTCGACGAAGTTATGCCCAAAATAGCCTTCGCAATATGCACATGAGAACtcatacaatttcaaagaaAGGTTTGCTGAAATTTCTGTGCGAAATTTGTGGCTTGACACATGTCCGGTCTAGATCGGTGTGGGCTAAACTGATGCCAACAACAGAAAGAAGACAAAGTAACGATAGTAACATTTGCCTTGGGGACAATAGCAAAGAAGACCCACGGCCATGGAGTAAAAATCGTCGAAGAAAATCGTCTGAATCATCGGATAGTGTGCAGATTATTGAGGATCCTTTGCAATTTACAATTGATTTGGTTGACGAATAG